The following coding sequences lie in one Atribacterota bacterium genomic window:
- the rpsO gene encoding 30S ribosomal protein S15, with the protein MTLTKERKKEIIEQFKIHGEDTGSPEVQIALLTVRIKELTDHLKQHPKDFHSRRGLFMMVGQRRRLLNYLKKYHLDRYYAILEKLGLRK; encoded by the coding sequence TTGACGCTCACAAAAGAAAGGAAAAAGGAAATTATAGAACAGTTTAAAATTCACGGTGAAGATACTGGTTCTCCTGAGGTGCAAATCGCACTTTTGACGGTGAGAATCAAAGAATTAACGGACCATTTAAAGCAGCATCCAAAGGATTTTCATTCTCGGAGAGGTCTCTTTATGATGGTTGGCCAAAGAAGGAGGCTTTTGAATTATTTGAAAAAATACCACCTGGATCGATACTACGCAATCTTGGAAAAATTAGGTTTGAGGAAGTAA